In Hevea brasiliensis isolate MT/VB/25A 57/8 chromosome 13, ASM3005281v1, whole genome shotgun sequence, a single genomic region encodes these proteins:
- the LOC110639182 gene encoding probable LRR receptor-like serine/threonine-protein kinase At1g74360, with the protein MPEDETDFWHAVLFVFLILITGKVVAGDSLDTDREVLLNLKTFLEQENPINRGQYSQWGLLNTNLDPCNWSGIICTNDGSGSRVSGINLTGNNISGELYNNFSSLTALSHLDLSQNYIRGSIPNDLSTCQNLAFLNLSHNMLEGELNLTGLNNLQTLDMSVNRVFGEIQSTFPAICNKLVVVNISGNNFTGRIDNCFDGCFNLQYLDLSSNFFSGGIWTGFSRLKEFSASENFLTGEVLGSSISENCSLEVFDLSENNFTGDFPKEISNCRNLINLNVWGNKFTGQIPSEIGTISGLEALFLGNNSFSQVIPESLLNLSSLAFLDLSRNNFGGDIQEIFGRFTQVKFLVLHGNSYTGGLYSSGVLKLPNVVRLDLSFNNFSGPLPVEISQMPSLKYLILAYNRFNGSIPKEYGNLTGLQALDLSFNSLTGSIPTSLGNLTSLLWLMLANNSLTGEIPPELGNCSSLMWLNLANNKLSGSIPAELVNIGRDPTPTFHSNLQNERIIAGSGECLAMKRWIPADYPPFSFAYTILTRKSCRSIWDRMLRGTGLFPVFAAGTTMRTLEISGYLQLSGNKLSGKVPRDIGKMQSFSLLHLGYNEINGTLPPQIGQLPLVVLNLSKNGFSGEIPNEIGNIKGLQNLDLSYNNFSGTFTILNNLSELNKFNISYNPLISGVIPSTGKLATFEKDSYFGDPLLVLPKFINNSSDFPPKNRKIDRNKGDHIRWAGFLALLIITLAFLVCGVLTFIVWKLGKSRPDSRGHLLQETRYLHDLASSSGNSSPWLSDTTKVFRLHKTAFTHADILKATCNFSECRILGKGGFGTVYGGVLPDGRQVAVKKLQREGIEGEREFRAEMDVLSGNGFGWPHPNLVTLYGWCLDGSEKILVYEYMEGGSLEDLVSDRMRLTWRRRIDIAIDIARALVFLHHECHPAIVHRDVKASNVLLDKDGKARVTDFGLARFVDAGDSHVSTMVAGTVGYVAPEYGQTWKATTKGDVYSFGVLAMELATGRRAVDGGEESLVEWARRVLGSARNRVGRAVIPVMLLGSGLADGAVEMCELLKIGIWCTAEAPQARPNMKEVLPMLIKISGSRRDFVYGSSFPPSF; encoded by the exons ATGCCAGAAGACGAAACTGATTTCTGGCATGCTGTATTGTTCGTCTTCTTAATCTTGATTACAG GTAAAGTGGTTGCTGGAGATTCTCTGGATACAGACAGGGAAGTCCTGCTAAATCTCAAGACTTTTCTGGAACAGGAGAACCCAATAAACCGAGGACAGTATTCCCAATGGGGCCTGCTGAATACCAACCTTGACCCCTGCAACTGGTCTGGAATCATTTGCACAAATGATGGTTCTGGTTCAAGAGTTAGTGGCATCAACCTTACTGGAAACAACATATCTGGAGAGTTGTATAACAACTTCTCTTCGCTGACAGCTCTTTCTCACCTCGATCTTTCTCAAAACTATATCAGGGGTTCGATTCCAAATGACTTGAGCACCTGTCAAAACTTGGCTTTTCTCAATCTCTCACACAACATGCTGGAGGGGGAGCTCAACTTGACTGGCTTGAATAATTTGCAAACTCTGGACATGTCCGTGAATAGGGTTTTCGGGGAAATTCAGTCCACCTTTCCAGCAATCTGTAACAAGTTAGTTGTGGTGAATATTTCAGGAAATAACTTCACTGGTAGGATTGATAATTGCTTTGATGGGTGCTTCAATTTGCAATACCTTGATTTGAGCTCGAATTTTTTCAGTGGGGGAATATGGACTGGTTTCTCGAGGTTGAAGGAATTTTCAGCGTCTGAGAATTTTCTTACTGGAGAAGTTTTGGGGTCAAGTATTTCTGAGAATTGTAGCCTGGAAGTTTTCGACCTGTCAGAAAACAATTTCACTGGTGACTTCCCAAAAGAGATCTCAAATTGTAGGAATTTGATCAATTTGAATGTGTGGGGAAACAAATTCACCGGACAAATTCCATCTGAGATAGGCACCATTTCTGGTCTTGAAGCTTTGTTCTTGGGAAACAACAGTTTTTCTCAGGTGATTCCAGAGTCTCTTTTGAACTTGAGCAGTTTGGCCTTTTTGGATTTGAGCAGAAACAATTTTGGAGGTGATATACAGGAGATTTTTGGGAGATTCACACAGGTTAAGTTTCTGGTATTACATGGAAATTCGTATACTGGTGGCTTATATTCTTCTGGGGTTCTCAAGCTACCCAATGTTGTTCGATTAGACTTGAGCTTTAACAATTTCTCAGGTCCATTACCTGTTGAAATCTCTCAAATGCCAAGCTTGAAATACTTGATCCTTGCTTATAATCGGTTCAATGGCAGCATACCTAAAGAATATGGGAATTTGACAGGCCTCCAAGCTCTTGATCTTTCCTTCAACAGCCTAACTGGGTCTATACCAACTTCACTTGGAAACTTGACTTCACTCTTGTGGTTAATGCTTGCAAACAATTCTCTAACAGGTGAAATTCCTCCAGAACTGGGAAACTGCAGTAGTTTGATGTGGTTAAACCTTGCCAACAACAAGCTTTCTGGGAGTATCCCAGCTGAACTGGTGAATATAGGCAGAGATCCAACACCAACATTCCATTCAAACCTGCAGAATGAACGCATCATAGCTGGCTCTGGAGAATGTTTGGCAATGAAGAGGTGGATTCCAGCAGACTATCCTCCATTCAGTTTTGCCTATACCATCCTTACGCGGAAGAGTTGCAGAAGCATATGGGATAGGATGCTTAGAGGGACTGGCCTTTTCCCAGTGTTTGCTGCAGGCACTACAATGCGAACACTTGAAATCTCAGGTTATCTTCAACTCAGTGGGAACAAGCTTTCTGGTAAGGTCCCTCGAGATATTGGTAAGATGCAGAGCTTTAGTTTACTGCATTTGGGTTACAATGAGATTAATGGGACTCTCCCTCCGCAGATTGGACAGTTACCGCTTGTAGTCCTAAATCTCAGCAAGAATGGGTTTTCAGGGGAAATtccaaatgaaattggtaatatcaAGGGCTTGCAGAATCTTGATTTGTCTTACAATAATTTCTCTGGCACCTTTACTATTTTAAACAACTTGAGTGAGCTCAACAAGTTCAACATCTCATACAATCCATTGATTTCTGGCGTGATCCCATCAACTGGGAAATTGGCTACGTTTGAGAAAGATTCTTACTTTGGTGATCCACTCTTGGTGCTTCCTAAATTTATCAACAATTCCTCGGATTTTCCACCCAAAAATAGGAAGATTGACCGCAATAAGGGAGACCATATAAGGTGGGCTGGATTTTTGGCGCTCTTAATAATAACTCTAGCTTTCTTAGTGTGTGGAGTTCTGACATTCATAGTATGGAAGTTAGGGAAAAGTCGGCCAGACTCGCGAGGACATCTCTTGCAGGAAACTAGATACTTGCATGACTTGGCATCAAGTTCAGGCAACTCATCTCCATGGTTGTCAGATACTACTAAGGTCTTCCGTTTGCACAAAACAGCATTTACTCATGCTGACATTTTGAAGGCAACATGCAATTTTTCAGAGTGCAGAATCCTTGGGAAGGGAGGATTTGGAACGGTGTATGGAGGAGTATTGCCAGATGGAAGACAAGTTGCAGTTAAGAAGCTGCAAAGGGAAGGAATTGAAGGCGAAAGAGAGTTTCGAGCTGAAATGGACGTCCTAAGTGGAAATGGCTTTGGCTGGCCACATCCAAATCTCGTAACACTTTACGGGTGGTGCCTTGATGGTTCAGAGAAAATATTGGTttatgaatacatggaaggtggAAGCTTGGAGGATCTTGTGTCTGATAGAATGAGGCTAACGTGGAGGAGACGTATTGATATAGCGATAGATATAGCGCGAGCATTAGTATTCCTGCACCATGAGTGCCATCCTGCAATTGTTCACCGAGATGTTAAGGCTAGCAATGTCTTACTAGATAAAGATGGTAAGGCACGAGTCACAGATTTTGGCCTAGCAAGATTTGTTGATGCTGGAGATAGCCATGTGAGCACAATGGTGGCTGGCACAGTTGGGTATGTTGCACCAGAATACGGGCAAACGTGGAAAGCTACAACGAAAGGCGATGTATACAGCTTTGGGGTATTGGCAATGGAACTGGCAACAGGAAGGCGAGCTGTGGATGGTGGGGAAGAATCTCTCGTAGAATGGGCTAGAAGGGTATTGGGAAGTGCACGAAATAGAGTAGGTAGAGCAGTGATACCAGTTATGCTTTTGGGGTCTGGGTTAGCAGATGGAGCAGTGGAGATGTGTGAGTTACTGAAGATTGGAATATGGTGCACAGCAGAGGCACCGCAGGCTAGACCAAACATGAAAGAGGTGCTACCTATGCTGATAAAGATTTCAGGGAGCAGGAGGGATTTCGTTTATGGCTCCTCTTTTCCTCCCTCATTCTAA